A DNA window from Calliphora vicina chromosome 1, idCalVici1.1, whole genome shotgun sequence contains the following coding sequences:
- the LOC135948836 gene encoding uncharacterized protein LOC135948836, with translation MNNTIQNNNNNKKQTAKGQQGKPMLADCKQSTVQPSGDSLTKSSEVALDFKPSTSKAALALAGNIPATAPALDTVEKTVVPAKMLQVGSSNQKSGPTTVAPPATTAEPNAPIRKEPSRRAFVQRRAAMRIIDRLGSKSADALNIDELSKLSWAKAQLAELDSSNTPPSADAANQGASAGPKRQRSEEELLQQQNTQPKTKRPKQEARVIRRPYSEVARNPLVRAIIDRSVDDGAISQEKWLKIRQGMLGVYWKILKENPGPSPQNDDAGWYQGHVKLLACTNDRSALLLKLAIASLGELWPGAKLDVIPVNEIPRRPRSVTVIPAEPHEPEEILAYIQSGNPDLPTHNWKVVKVSAPEGAHRKVVVVLNKESLAPLRERQSKIYYGFDSIKLRIYRGDDKLDPETSGVKLEAPQDMDCKIKLDDPASSEDKMETQSHSSMVGDLFCALGDVEDEDVLLESDPEDIDVTVIYDPDHGEGDPSEPSPL, from the coding sequence ATGAATAacacaatacaaaacaataacaataacaaaaaacaaacagcaaaagGCCAGCAGGGGAAACCTATGCTGGCTGATTGCAAACAGTCGACTGTCCAACCTTCTGGTGACAGTTTGACTAAAAGCAGCGAGGTAGCCTTGGACTTTAAGCCAAGCACCTCAAAAGCTGCATTAGCCCTCGCTGGTAATATACCAGCAACAGCCCCTGCATTGGACACTGTCGAGAAGACAGTTGTCCCTGCGAAAATGCTACAGGTTGGATCGTCGAACCAGAAGTCGGGTCCAACCACCGTAGCCCCACCCGCCACTACGGCAGAACCGAACGCCCCCATTCGCAAAGAACCATCCAGGAGGGCTTTCGTGCAAAGGCGTGCCGCCATGCGCATTATCGACCGGCTTGGATCCAAGTCGGCCGATGCGCTTAACATCGACGAATTGTCGAAACTAAGTTGGGCTAAGGCTCAACTGGCTGAACTGGACAGCTCAAACACTCCTCCAAGCGCAGATGCAGCGAACCAAGGCGCATCTGCTGGGCCCAAACGGCAACGCTCAGAGGAGGAGCTGCTCCAGCAGCAAAACACACAGCCGAAGACTAAACGTCCGAAGCAAGAGGCTCGTGTGATAAGAAGGCCTTACAGTGAAGTTGCTCGCAATCCACTTGTAAGGGCTATTATCGACAGGAGTGTTGATGACGGAGCTATCTCCCAGGAGAAATGGCTGAAAATCCGTCAGGGTATGCTGGGGGTATACTGGAAGATTCTCAAGGAGAATCCCGGTCCATCCCCGCAAAACGACGATGCTGGCTGGTATCAAGGCCATGTAAAACTGCTAGCGTGTACCAATGACCGCTCAGCTCTACTGCTAAAATTAGCAATTGCGTCCCTAGGGGAATTGTGGCCTGGCGCGAAACTGGACGTGATCCCGGTAAACGAGATACCTCGTAGACCGAGATCAGTCACAGTTATTCCGGCGGAGCCACATGAACCTGAGGAGATTCTGGCATACATTCAGAGCGGTAATCCCGATCTACCAACCCATAACTGGAAGGTGGTTAAGGTTTCCGCTCCTGAAGGTGCGCATAGAAAGGTGGTCGTAGTCCTTAACAAGGAATCCTTGGCGCCACTACGTGAGAGGCAAAGCAAGATTTACTATGGTTTCGATAGTATCAAGCTGCGCATCTACCGTGGTGACGACAAGCTCGACCCCGAAACTTCTGGTGTTAAACTGGAAGCTCCGCAGGATATGGACTGCAAAATTAAACTGGACGACCCCGCAAGCTCTGAGGACAAAATGGAGACCCAATCACACTCCAGTATGGTTGGGGACCTATTCTGCGCTCTGGGTGATGTGGAGGATGAAGATGTTCTTCTGGAATCAGACCCAGAAGACATCGACGTTACGGTCATATATGATCCAGACCATGGTGAAGGCGATCCAAGTGAACCTTCACCACTCTAA